In Maridesulfovibrio sp., the genomic stretch AAGCTTCAAATTTCCCACGACAATGCTCTGTAGCAACCACACATTGTCAGGATAGTCGTTATGAAGTCTTTCCAATATACTGAGGCTTCTTACGTATGCGAAATGAGCCTTAACTCCCTTATTCATGCGAGTATAAAGGTCTCCGAGCCGCTCATTGATTACTGCCAGATCTTGTTGTGCCTGAAAATGTGAAGGATTATCATCCGCTCGGGATTGGAATATTTTTTCCGCAGCAGTGTAATTCACATAGGCCGCATCCATATCACCATTCGCGAAAGCATCATTAGCATCACGGCTTAATTCAACAGCCTGATCTCTGGAATTTTGTGTAAGATCGGCCAAGGATGATGCCGCCATGCCGAAGGAGAAAAGCAACAGAAGAACCATAAATTTCAATACGGCTTGCCAAACACTAACCTGAATCACACTTACACTGATAGCAGACTCGCTATCGTACATCGCAACGGGCTTCAAAATAGTTACTCCTGATAATTGTTAATTCAATTAATTGTAGAGATTGCGAAGCGGCAATATCCCAGCTTCCCGGGCTCCGTTTATACTGATGTAGGTAACAGCCGAGGGTTTGTCTTCATATTCATTGATTGTTTTGATGCCGGAATCCTGAGCCTGATCAAGGTCCGCACACGCCAGCAGAGTGGGTTCGATAGGGATTATCGGAGCGTCTTTTTCCGCGGTACTGGAAACTCCGACCATCATATGACTCGGCAGGAGAATCAGATAGGCATTCAAGCCTATTTTTCTAAAAATAGAGGCAAGCAGCACAGCTCCATCAGCACAGTTTGCCTGTGCTCCACGTGTAGAGTCACCTACAAGGCGTACATGCTGGGCTGCGACCACATCAGATTCCACAGATGTCGTCGAGATGGAACTGTACCTGAAACCTTTGTCCTTCAGAACTTTCCAGATCGCTTCCATTTGGAGAGCCACATCCATCTCATCTCCCTGATAGCCGATAAATGCGTCTACATACCCTTTGCGCAAGGCCTCGCTGAGTATTTCATCGATGATAGGATCGCCCTCATTAACGTAGGCAGCAAACATTTCTGACCAATCCTCAAAGTTTTTGCCTTCGTCAGTGTATAGTCCAAAAAAACAGTCATTTACTGAACGGACAATAACGGTCTGTGTATGCTCGCCGACTTCCTGGCCATTGACGAACACTTTTGCGGTGACGTCCTCAGGGTAAGGCTGGCGAATGGAGAGTAGTTTTTCATATTCGTAGCGCAGATGGGGACTTATTTCATATACTGTGTTTGCATCGGGAAGAGTCACGGTCATCTTCGAGGGGCGAATGAGTTTAGTGCTCGTAATTTCCACAGTTACCCTGTCTCCGGGATTCACTGCACGGATGAACACCGAGGCCATTGCTAAAGGTGAACCGAATGTGTTGTCCTTACGGTTTACCCCGATATTTTCAGGATCAAGGGTGGACAGGGCGATAATAGCTGCGGGAAAGATTTGATCATCAAGCCCGAAAGCAAGAAGCCAGTCCCCCGGCGCAAAGCCTGCATCGTCATTACCGGTGGCCGGCTGAGGTTCAGGCGTGGATGTAACATCTGACTCTTTATCATCCGTCTGAGTTGCTGGAGTTTCAGTCTGTCCGGTTGATCTGGTCAAGTCGGTATCGGTAAACAATTCACCTGCAACGGTTTTATGTCCATCGGTTTTCCTTTGGTTGCTGACATCCCAGCCTGCCATCGCCTCACTGGAAATGAAAAGCAGCAACCCGATCAGCACGGCGCACATTGCCTCACTGGTTTGGCGATTATAATTAACGACTTTGTCCGACTGTCGAAGGTTATTGAAGAGAAATCCCATTTAACACTCCATTAATTAAAATCATGCCCATGTGACCTAATCATCTGCCAGTGTAGCGACCGTCTCTACCTTGTCCCTCAGGGCTTGACGGGCGACCATTACAGCCATCCCAGCCATGAGCGGCAGGTATTCCGGAGCCTTGGACGATATGATAAAGTTGTCGAAAATTACATTGCCCAAATCAATATTCAGTTTTCTGGCAACGGTCCCTATTTGCTTGCCATCAAGCTTTACCTGATAGTTGGAACCAAGGGTTGCGTTCATGCTGCGCAACTCCAATCGACCGAGGGCGGTGTCGCCCACAAAATGGACATGATGAAATATAAACCGTTTCTTGAGTCGACCTATTATCTGCCCCTTTTCAAAGAGATCGTAGGTAGGCATGAAATGGAAGATTCGCTTGGTCAAACCGAATAGTTCTTCGTCGCTGCCGGGTTTTGTGATGGAAAAAGTCTTACAGGGAATCAATGCTTTTATTTCCAGTATTTCATTTTCCTCTACATCGAACAGGTTAAACTCCTGTCCTTTCCAGCTGAAATCTTCATCAAAGATATAAATTTTTTCATCCTGATTGATACCGAGCGGGGTGAGATCGACTTCTCCCGTATTAACGAACTCCTGAACCCGGTTTGCCAATTCGGGAAGAATACAAGCACTGACAAATGAATAGCGGATGACATCTTCCAAGGTTTCGGGCTCCGGCTGGGAATCCAATCTCCATTTATCTGCTTCGCTAAACCTTATGAATGACGGCCTGTCGCTGAAGGCTACGTTGATGCTCCCTTTTCCGAACGTGTCGATATAAACGTATTCTCCATACACGTTTGGTCCAAAGATAATTACCTTGTTTCTGATACTTTTTATTTTACCGATCCAAGGCTTGCCGAGGATAGTCTCCAGCCCTTCAAAGGCGTTAAAAACGGCATCCAGTCCGACTTCTTTCGGGTTTGTGACCATTTTTACAGTATCGTTCATGGAGTTATAAATGCTTGCGCAGGCAAATTGCAGACAGGTGAAAGATGTAATGAGTAGTAGTGTTGCATATGTAGTGTACAGAGTCATCTCTGAGTCTGTATCGACAATAAATGCAAGATAGAAATAGTAACAACAGAATAGAAATGACCCAAAGGTGGCGGCCCACAACAATATTTTAATTAATATGGATTTTAATAAATGCATGGTTTGTTAGCTGTCTGTAGCAGGTTTAATTTTTTTTGAATTTTTAATGTTCTCCGGAGATCAAATGCTGTATTCAAAACAAATCTCCAAACAAATCATCACTATCGTCATCTGAATCATCGGCTCCGGCTTCGTCTACGTATGACTTATCTTCGTCCATTTCCCCCAACAGCGAATCGGCAAGTGTATCCAGTCCAATGCTGATACCGGCAGTCACCAACAACTGGGCCATTGCTTCCTCATCCAGACCGATAGAAGGATCATTGAGTTTTCCCTTCACACGCAATGGTAGAGGAATGTCCTTGACGGTATCCAGAATTTCGCCCTCAAGTCCGTCAAGCGAACCGACTACGGTGACCATTGCTTTATAATCAATTTTGTTATCAGGAAGATCAGCCCAGCCAGCTCCAATTGATTCCACCAGTGGGGAATCAAACAACAGATCGTTATTACTGATATGCCCGTTCTTCAGGGTCGCTGAAGCTTCAAGTCTGGAAAAATTGAAATTGCCTGTTTCGTCTCCTTCTTCATCCGCCCCCATGATCTTGTTCCAGCTGTCGCGGATCATCTTGGCAATATCTACACCTAGAACCGCTCCTTCTGTAACAGCAAAGGCAGCAGTTCCGCTCACGGTTTTCTTAATTTCATCTGGTGTTAATCCCGATCCTGAAAGATTATATTCAACCGAGGCGGTGCCGCTTATCACATCCTTGCCTAGCAGGTCCTGCAGCAAAGATCTGGTATCAAGTTCCTGCAATGTACCGCTTCCACTCCAGATGGGAGTTTCGCTATTTGTGTCAAGCCGGGTATGTGCCTCAAATTTCCCGTCATAGAGATTTAAAAAGGGTGCCACGGAAAGTACGCCGTCATGAGCATCTACGTTGATAAGAATGTTTGTGGCTTGAATATTCCTTACTTTAAAACTGTCTATTTTTAACTGAGCGTCCATAGTCAGATTGCGAAGTGCCTCCAGATTCAGTTCTTTCGCAGATTGGGCTGAATCAGTTTTATGTTCTGGTTTGTTTCCTGATTCCGGTTTAGTTTGCGAAGGCAGGTAACGGTCGGCATCAAAGGCATCAACCAGAGCGTTTATGGAGATTTGAGGTGTGGCGAAATCGACAATTTTACCGTTAGCTGTAAGCGTGCTGTCGTCGAGTTTGATAGTTAGGGCTTTCAATGCAGCAGAATTGTCGGTTCCGCTAAATTCTAT encodes the following:
- a CDS encoding AsmA family protein, whose protein sequence is MKKTVKIILATCAAVVSLCLAAILVVTVVIDPNEYKDEIIQLVRQKTERELTFEGDIGLNFYPYIGFKVGAVALGNAPGFPDLEMARINNAEVSLRLIPLLSGKVSVGKVILDGLSLHLVKNSQGISNWDDLTGVSKEADITSTDLPTAPENGGSVLNFEDISVQGVEITGANLLYTDLQKDSETSIGNLNLRLGAIHGSSSFPFDLGFEFKLDQPNITLQPQITGNIQLNPVAKTVAIENLALSVLDLSLTGQVHAEVQSGAPSFYGTIQLANTSLRELITKFGVNIPDMPDSDALKRFSAEIEFSGTDNSAALKALTIKLDDSTLTANGKIVDFATPQISINALVDAFDADRYLPSQTKPESGNKPEHKTDSAQSAKELNLEALRNLTMDAQLKIDSFKVRNIQATNILINVDAHDGVLSVAPFLNLYDGKFEAHTRLDTNSETPIWSGSGTLQELDTRSLLQDLLGKDVISGTASVEYNLSGSGLTPDEIKKTVSGTAAFAVTEGAVLGVDIAKMIRDSWNKIMGADEEGDETGNFNFSRLEASATLKNGHISNNDLLFDSPLVESIGAGWADLPDNKIDYKAMVTVVGSLDGLEGEILDTVKDIPLPLRVKGKLNDPSIGLDEEAMAQLLVTAGISIGLDTLADSLLGEMDEDKSYVDEAGADDSDDDSDDLFGDLF